One Pseudomonas muyukensis DNA segment encodes these proteins:
- the tcyN gene encoding L-cystine ABC transporter ATP-binding protein TcyN codes for MIVVEGLTKQFKGQTVLKGIDLTVQPGEVVAIIGPSGSGKTTFLRCLNLLETPDAGRIQIGDISIDANRPLGSQQGAIRRLRQQAGFVFQNFNLFPHRTALENVIEGPVIVKKTPRDKAIELGKRLLAKVGLAGKEDAYPRRLSGGQQQRVAIARALAMEPEVILFDEPTSALDPELVGEVLATIRGLAEEKRTMIIVTHEMSFARDVANRVIFFDKGVIVEQGEAKALFANPQEERTRQFLRKFLGTAAAQD; via the coding sequence ATGATCGTAGTAGAAGGCCTGACCAAGCAGTTCAAGGGCCAGACCGTGCTCAAGGGCATCGACCTGACCGTGCAGCCCGGCGAAGTGGTGGCCATCATCGGCCCCAGCGGCTCGGGCAAGACCACCTTCCTGCGCTGCCTGAACCTGCTGGAGACGCCCGATGCCGGGCGGATCCAGATCGGTGATATCAGCATCGACGCCAACCGCCCGCTGGGCAGCCAGCAAGGGGCGATTCGGCGCCTGCGCCAGCAGGCCGGGTTCGTGTTCCAGAACTTCAACCTGTTCCCCCACCGCACCGCCCTGGAGAACGTCATCGAAGGGCCGGTGATCGTCAAGAAGACCCCACGGGACAAAGCCATCGAGCTGGGCAAGCGCTTGCTGGCCAAGGTCGGCCTGGCGGGCAAGGAAGACGCCTATCCACGGCGCCTGTCCGGTGGCCAGCAGCAGCGGGTGGCCATCGCCCGCGCCCTGGCCATGGAGCCGGAGGTGATCCTGTTCGACGAGCCCACCTCGGCGCTCGACCCCGAGCTGGTGGGCGAGGTGCTGGCGACCATCCGCGGCCTGGCCGAGGAAAAGCGCACGATGATCATCGTCACCCACGAGATGAGCTTCGCCCGCGACGTGGCCAACCGGGTGATCTTCTTCGACAAGGGGGTGATCGTCGAGCAAGGCGAGGCCAAGGCGTTGTTCGCCAACCCGCAGGAGGAACGCACTCGGCAGTTCCTGCGCAAGTTCCTCGGCACCGCCGCCGCCCAGGACTGA
- the tcyJ gene encoding cystine ABC transporter substrate-binding protein, which yields MTRFTKPLLNASLALLLGTGLLGQAFAGEQLKTIQEKGVINVGLEGTYPPFSFQDENGKLAGFEVELSELLAKELGVKAKVQPTKWDGILAALESKRLDVVINQVTISEERKKKYDFSEPYTVSGIQALVLKGSDNEKNIKTAADLGGKKVGVGLGTNYEQWVKQDVPTADVRTYEDDPTKFADLRNGRIDAILIDRLAALEYVQKTAKDKKPTALAGEKFSKLESGVALRKGEPELLAALNKAIDKLKADGSLAKLSEKYFGADVTK from the coding sequence ATGACCAGATTCACCAAACCCCTTCTCAATGCCAGCCTGGCGCTGCTGCTCGGCACCGGCCTGCTTGGCCAGGCGTTCGCCGGCGAGCAACTGAAGACCATCCAGGAAAAGGGCGTGATCAACGTCGGCCTGGAAGGCACCTACCCACCGTTCAGCTTCCAGGATGAGAATGGCAAGCTGGCCGGCTTCGAAGTCGAGCTGTCCGAACTGCTGGCCAAGGAGCTGGGCGTCAAGGCCAAGGTACAGCCGACCAAATGGGACGGCATCCTCGCTGCCCTGGAGTCCAAGCGCCTGGACGTGGTGATCAACCAGGTGACCATCTCCGAAGAGCGCAAGAAGAAGTACGACTTCTCCGAGCCTTACACTGTTTCCGGCATTCAGGCCCTGGTGCTCAAGGGCAGTGACAACGAGAAGAACATCAAGACCGCCGCGGACCTCGGTGGCAAGAAGGTCGGTGTCGGCCTGGGCACCAACTATGAGCAATGGGTGAAACAGGATGTGCCGACAGCCGATGTGCGCACCTACGAAGATGACCCCACCAAGTTCGCAGACCTGCGCAATGGCCGTATCGACGCCATCCTGATCGACCGCCTGGCCGCCCTCGAGTACGTGCAGAAAACCGCCAAGGACAAGAAACCGACCGCACTGGCCGGCGAGAAATTCTCCAAGCTGGAGTCGGGTGTTGCCCTGCGCAAGGGCGAACCTGAGCTGCTCGCTGCGCTGAACAAGGCCATCGACAAGCTCAAGGCCGACGGCTCGCTGGCCAAGCTGTCCGAGAAATACTTCGGTGCCGATGTCACCAAATGA
- the tcyL gene encoding cystine ABC transporter permease produces the protein MIAESLQLVVDSAPFLLKGAGYTVVLSVGGMFFGLVLGFALALMRLSKILPLDWLARIYVSFFRGTPLLVQLFVIYFGLPQIGIELDPIPASLIGLSLNMAAYICEILRAAISSIDRGQWEAAASIGMTRTQAMRRAILPQALRTALPPLGNSFISLVKDTALAATIQVPELFRQAQLITARTFEVFTMYLAVAVVYWILCSILAHLQNRMEARVNQHDQEH, from the coding sequence ATGATCGCTGAAAGCCTGCAACTCGTTGTCGATTCCGCGCCCTTCCTGCTCAAGGGCGCGGGCTATACCGTAGTGCTCAGCGTCGGCGGCATGTTCTTCGGCCTGGTGCTGGGCTTTGCCCTGGCGCTGATGCGCCTGTCGAAGATCCTGCCGCTGGACTGGCTGGCACGCATCTACGTGTCGTTCTTCCGCGGCACACCGCTGCTGGTGCAGCTGTTCGTGATCTACTTCGGCCTGCCGCAGATCGGCATCGAGCTCGACCCGATCCCGGCCTCGCTGATCGGCTTGTCGCTCAACATGGCGGCGTATATCTGCGAAATCCTCCGCGCGGCGATCTCCTCGATCGACCGCGGCCAGTGGGAAGCCGCGGCCAGCATCGGCATGACCCGTACCCAGGCCATGCGCCGGGCGATCCTGCCGCAGGCGCTGCGCACCGCCCTGCCACCACTGGGCAACAGCTTCATCTCGCTGGTCAAGGACACCGCCCTGGCGGCGACCATCCAGGTGCCCGAGCTGTTCCGCCAGGCGCAGTTGATCACCGCCCGGACCTTCGAAGTCTTCACCATGTACCTGGCCGTTGCCGTCGTCTACTGGATCCTGTGCAGTATCCTGGCGCACTTGCAGAACCGCATGGAAGCACGGGTCAACCAGCACGACCAGGAGCACTGA
- the betT gene encoding choline transporter BetT, producing MNPPVFYFAASFILIFGLVVIAYPQAAGEWLLAAQNWAANTVGWYYMLAMTLYLVFVVVTALSGYGKIKLGADHDEPEFSYLSWAGMLFAAGISITLFFFCVSEPLTHMLQPPQGEAGTAEAGRQAMQILFLHWGLHGWGVFAFVGMALAYFAYRHNLPLALRSALYPLIGKRINGPIGYAVDGFGIIATVFGLGADMGFGVLHLNAGLDYLFGISHSQWIQVILITLMMGAAVAVAVAGVEKGVRVMSDINLFLACALLLFVLFAGPTQHLFNTLIQNLGDYLGALPRKSFDVYAYGENRDWLGGWTVFYWAWWIAWAPFVGLFIARISRGRTIREFVFGVLLIPLGFTLAWMSIFGNSALDQVINHGMTALGQSALDNPSMSLYLLLETYPWSKTVIAVTVFISFVFFVTSADSGTVVLSTLSAKGGGADEDGPNWLRIFWGAMTALVTSGLLFAGSIDSLKSAVVLTSLPFSLILLCMMWGLHKAFYLESQRQIAQMHSLAPFAQSRRGRGGWRQRLSQAVHFPSRDEVYRFMDDVVRPAIADVREVFEQKGLVLITQDDPSHDNVSLKIGHGEEQPFIYQVQMRGYFTPSFALGGLGTQELKNRRYYRAEVHLSEGSQNYDLVGYSKEQIINDILDQYERHMQFLHLVR from the coding sequence ATGAACCCCCCCGTGTTCTACTTCGCGGCAAGTTTCATCCTCATCTTCGGCCTGGTGGTCATCGCCTATCCGCAAGCGGCGGGCGAGTGGTTGCTGGCGGCGCAGAACTGGGCGGCCAACACGGTCGGCTGGTACTACATGCTGGCTATGACCCTGTACCTGGTCTTCGTGGTGGTCACCGCGCTGTCCGGCTACGGCAAGATCAAGCTCGGTGCCGACCACGACGAGCCCGAGTTCAGCTACCTGTCCTGGGCCGGCATGCTGTTCGCCGCCGGCATCAGCATCACGCTGTTCTTCTTCTGCGTCTCCGAGCCCCTGACCCACATGCTGCAGCCGCCTCAGGGCGAGGCGGGCACGGCCGAGGCCGGGCGCCAGGCGATGCAGATCCTGTTCCTGCACTGGGGCCTGCATGGCTGGGGCGTGTTCGCCTTCGTCGGTATGGCGCTGGCCTACTTCGCCTATCGCCACAACCTGCCGCTGGCCCTGCGCTCGGCGCTGTACCCGCTGATCGGCAAGCGCATCAACGGCCCGATCGGCTACGCGGTGGATGGCTTCGGCATCATCGCCACGGTGTTCGGCCTGGGCGCCGACATGGGCTTCGGTGTGCTGCACCTGAATGCCGGCCTCGACTACCTGTTCGGCATCAGCCACAGCCAGTGGATCCAGGTGATCCTCATCACCCTGATGATGGGCGCGGCGGTGGCCGTGGCGGTCGCCGGGGTGGAGAAGGGCGTGCGGGTGATGAGCGACATCAACCTGTTCCTGGCCTGCGCGCTGCTGTTGTTCGTGCTGTTCGCCGGGCCCACCCAGCACCTGTTCAACACGCTCATCCAGAACCTTGGCGATTACCTCGGCGCCTTGCCGCGCAAGAGCTTCGACGTCTATGCCTACGGCGAGAACCGCGACTGGCTGGGCGGCTGGACGGTGTTCTACTGGGCCTGGTGGATTGCCTGGGCGCCCTTCGTCGGGCTGTTCATCGCGCGCATCTCGCGCGGGCGCACCATTCGCGAGTTTGTCTTCGGCGTGCTGCTGATCCCGCTGGGCTTCACCCTGGCGTGGATGTCTATCTTCGGCAACAGCGCCCTGGACCAGGTGATCAACCACGGCATGACCGCCCTTGGCCAGTCGGCCCTCGACAACCCGTCGATGAGCCTGTACCTGCTGCTGGAGACTTACCCGTGGAGCAAGACGGTGATCGCCGTGACGGTGTTCATCAGCTTCGTGTTCTTCGTCACCTCGGCCGACTCCGGCACCGTGGTGCTGTCGACCTTGTCGGCCAAGGGCGGCGGTGCGGATGAAGACGGGCCGAACTGGCTGCGGATCTTCTGGGGCGCGATGACCGCGCTGGTCACCAGCGGGCTGTTGTTCGCCGGCAGCATCGATTCGCTGAAGTCGGCGGTGGTGCTGACCTCGCTGCCGTTCTCGCTGATCCTGCTGTGCATGATGTGGGGGCTGCACAAGGCCTTCTACCTCGAGTCGCAGCGGCAGATCGCGCAGATGCACTCGCTGGCGCCGTTCGCCCAGTCCCGGCGTGGTCGCGGCGGCTGGCGCCAGCGCCTGAGCCAGGCGGTGCACTTCCCGTCACGCGACGAGGTGTACCGCTTCATGGACGACGTGGTGCGCCCGGCGATCGCCGACGTGCGTGAGGTGTTCGAGCAGAAGGGCCTGGTGCTGATCACCCAGGACGACCCGAGCCACGACAACGTCAGCCTGAAGATCGGCCATGGCGAGGAGCAGCCGTTCATCTACCAGGTGCAGATGCGTGGGTATTTCACCCCATCGTTCGCCTTGGGCGGCCTGGGCACGCAGGAGTTGAAGAACCGCCGTTATTACCGGGCGGAGGTGCATTTGTCCGAGGGTAGCCAGAACTACGACCTGGTCGGCTACAGCAAGGAGCAGATCATCAACGACATCCTCGACCAGTACGAACGGCACATGCAGTTCCTGCATCTGGTCCGTTAG
- the rho gene encoding transcription termination factor Rho has translation MNLTELKQKPITDLLEMAEQMGIENMARSRKQDVIFALLKKHAKSGEEISGDGVLEILQDGFGFLRSADASYLAGPDDIYVSPSQIRRFNLRTGDTIVGKIRPPKEGERYFALLKVDTINFDRPENAKNKILFENLTPLFPNKRLKMEAGNGSTEDLTGRVIDLCAPIGKGQRGLIVAPPKAGKTIMLQNIAANITRNNPECHLIVLLIDERPEEVTEMQRTVRGEVVASTFDEPPTRHVQVAEMVIEKAKRLVEHKKDVVILLDSITRLARAYNTVIPSSGKVLTGGVDAHALEKPKRFFGAARNIEEGGSLTIIATALVETGSKMDEVIYEEFKGTGNMELPLDRRIAEKRVFPAININKSGTRREELLTADDELQRMWILRKLLHPMDEIAAIEFLVDKLKQTKTNDEFFLSMKRK, from the coding sequence ATGAACCTGACAGAACTCAAGCAAAAGCCGATTACCGATCTTTTGGAAATGGCCGAACAGATGGGCATCGAAAACATGGCCCGTTCGCGCAAACAGGACGTGATTTTCGCCCTGCTGAAAAAGCACGCGAAAAGCGGCGAAGAGATCTCGGGTGACGGCGTGCTGGAGATTCTCCAGGATGGTTTCGGTTTCCTGCGTTCGGCGGATGCCTCGTACCTGGCCGGCCCTGACGACATCTACGTTTCGCCCAGCCAGATCCGCCGTTTCAACCTGCGCACCGGCGACACCATCGTCGGCAAGATCCGCCCACCGAAAGAAGGCGAGCGTTACTTCGCGCTGCTGAAGGTCGACACCATCAACTTCGACCGTCCGGAAAACGCCAAGAACAAGATCCTGTTCGAAAACCTGACGCCGCTGTTCCCCAACAAGCGCCTGAAGATGGAAGCGGGCAACGGTTCCACCGAGGACCTCACCGGTCGAGTCATCGACCTCTGCGCCCCCATCGGCAAGGGCCAGCGTGGCCTGATCGTCGCACCGCCCAAGGCCGGTAAGACCATCATGCTGCAGAACATCGCGGCCAACATCACCCGTAACAACCCCGAGTGCCACCTGATCGTCCTGCTGATCGACGAGCGCCCGGAAGAAGTGACCGAGATGCAGCGCACCGTGCGCGGCGAAGTGGTCGCCTCGACCTTCGACGAGCCGCCGACCCGCCACGTGCAGGTTGCCGAAATGGTCATCGAGAAGGCCAAGCGCCTGGTCGAGCACAAGAAGGACGTGGTCATCCTGCTCGACTCCATCACCCGTCTGGCGCGCGCCTACAACACCGTGATCCCGAGCTCCGGCAAGGTCCTGACCGGTGGTGTCGACGCCCACGCCCTGGAAAAGCCCAAGCGCTTCTTCGGTGCCGCCCGTAACATCGAGGAAGGCGGTTCGCTGACCATCATCGCCACCGCGCTGGTGGAAACCGGCTCGAAGATGGACGAAGTGATCTACGAAGAGTTCAAGGGTACCGGCAACATGGAGCTGCCGCTGGACCGCCGCATCGCCGAGAAGCGCGTGTTCCCGGCCATCAACATCAACAAGTCCGGTACTCGCCGCGAAGAGCTGCTGACCGCCGACGACGAACTGCAGCGCATGTGGATCCTGCGCAAGCTGCTGCACCCGATGGACGAGATCGCCGCCATCGAGTTCCTGGTCGACAAGCTCAAGCAGACCAAGACCAACGACGAGTTCTTCCTGTCGATGAAGCGCAAGTAA
- a CDS encoding CDP-6-deoxy-delta-3,4-glucoseen reductase, translating into MQVTLQPSGAVLAVEPGERILDAARRLGYDCPNSCRNGNCHVCAALLVEGRVRQEGQVRDHGELFTCIAEPLEDCVLLWDGVLALGELPVRKLACTLSECREVGGDVWRVRLRAPAGKVPRYHAGQYLMIEREGMDKAAFSLASAPHGGRDLELHVLARESSAVQLIEQLQRTGIARVELPFGDAHLAELPDGPLVLIAAGTGMGQMHSLVEHCRAKGFKHPVHLYWGVRRPEDFYQIEHWDEWERLPNLFLHKVVSDLCGWEGRCGLLHEAVCEDIADLNQVHVYASGSPNMVYATLDALVEAGMDAHRMRADVFAYAPRG; encoded by the coding sequence ATGCAGGTAACCTTGCAGCCTTCCGGGGCGGTACTGGCGGTCGAACCGGGTGAAAGGATTCTGGATGCCGCGCGGCGCCTGGGCTACGACTGCCCGAACAGCTGCCGCAACGGTAACTGCCATGTGTGTGCCGCGCTGCTGGTCGAAGGCCGTGTGCGCCAGGAAGGCCAGGTCCGCGACCACGGTGAGCTGTTCACCTGCATCGCCGAGCCGCTGGAGGACTGCGTGTTGCTGTGGGATGGTGTGCTGGCCCTGGGCGAGCTGCCGGTGCGCAAGCTGGCCTGTACCCTGAGCGAGTGCCGCGAGGTCGGTGGCGACGTCTGGCGCGTGCGCCTGCGCGCGCCGGCCGGCAAGGTGCCGCGCTATCACGCCGGGCAGTACCTGATGATCGAGCGCGAGGGCATGGACAAGGCAGCGTTCTCCCTGGCCTCGGCGCCCCATGGCGGGCGCGACCTCGAGCTGCATGTGCTGGCCCGCGAAAGCAGCGCGGTGCAGTTGATCGAGCAGTTGCAGCGCACCGGCATCGCCCGGGTCGAGCTGCCATTTGGCGACGCCCACCTGGCCGAGCTGCCCGATGGCCCGTTGGTGCTGATTGCCGCGGGCACCGGCATGGGCCAGATGCACAGCCTGGTCGAGCACTGCCGGGCCAAGGGCTTCAAGCACCCGGTGCACCTGTACTGGGGCGTGCGCCGGCCCGAGGATTTCTACCAGATCGAGCACTGGGACGAGTGGGAGCGCCTGCCGAACCTGTTCCTGCACAAGGTGGTCAGCGACCTGTGCGGTTGGGAAGGGCGTTGCGGCCTGTTGCACGAAGCGGTGTGCGAGGACATTGCCGACCTCAACCAGGTGCATGTCTACGCCAGCGGCTCGCCGAACATGGTCTATGCCACCCTCGATGCCCTGGTCGAGGCGGGTATGGATGCCCATCGCATGCGCGCCGACGTATTCGCTTACGCGCCGCGGGGTTGA
- the epsC gene encoding serine O-acetyltransferase EpsC — protein MSEQPSIGHWQLQGIVSGLRSAREQWRSSNGRSSGEQGGRELPSREALRQILEQLCGALFPMRLGPVDLREESEDFYVGHTLDAALTALLAQARLELRYAARHGKTEVSDVDAHALRLIQDFAAALPALRVLLDTDVLAAYHGDPAARSVDEVLLCYPGILAIIHHRLAHHLYRAGLPLLARISSELAHSATGIDIHPGAQIGPSFFIDHGTGVVIGETAIIGERVRIYQAVTLGAKRFPSDESGTLHKGLARHPIVEDDVVIYAGATILGRITIGKGSTIGGNVWLTRSVPAESNITQANLQLDCQDKN, from the coding sequence GTGAGCGAACAACCATCAATCGGGCATTGGCAATTGCAGGGCATCGTCAGTGGCCTGCGCAGCGCCCGCGAGCAGTGGCGCAGCAGCAATGGCCGCAGCAGCGGCGAGCAGGGTGGGCGCGAGCTGCCGTCGCGCGAGGCGCTGCGCCAGATCCTCGAGCAGTTGTGCGGCGCGCTGTTCCCGATGCGCCTGGGCCCGGTGGACCTGCGCGAGGAAAGCGAGGACTTCTACGTCGGCCACACCCTCGATGCCGCGCTTACCGCGCTGCTGGCCCAGGCGCGCCTGGAGCTGCGCTACGCCGCGCGCCACGGCAAGACCGAGGTTAGCGATGTCGATGCCCATGCCTTGCGCCTGATCCAGGACTTCGCCGCGGCCTTGCCGGCGCTGCGCGTGCTGCTCGACACCGATGTGCTGGCCGCCTACCACGGTGACCCGGCGGCGCGCAGCGTCGACGAGGTGCTGCTGTGCTACCCGGGCATCCTCGCCATCATCCACCACCGCCTGGCTCACCACCTGTACCGCGCCGGCCTGCCGCTGCTGGCGCGGATCAGCTCGGAGCTGGCGCATTCGGCCACCGGCATCGACATCCATCCCGGCGCGCAGATCGGCCCGAGCTTCTTCATCGACCACGGCACCGGCGTGGTCATCGGCGAGACCGCGATCATCGGCGAGCGGGTGCGCATCTACCAGGCCGTGACCCTGGGCGCCAAGCGCTTCCCCAGCGACGAGTCAGGGACCCTGCACAAAGGCCTGGCGCGGCACCCGATCGTCGAGGACGACGTGGTGATCTATGCCGGCGCGACCATTCTTGGGCGGATCACCATCGGCAAGGGTTCGACCATCGGCGGCAACGTATGGCTGACCCGCAGCGTGCCGGCCGAAAGCAATATCACCCAGGCCAACTTGCAGCTCGATTGCCAGGACAAGAACTGA
- the ubiD gene encoding 4-hydroxy-3-polyprenylbenzoate decarboxylase, whose protein sequence is MQYRDLRDFIRGLEQRGELKRIQVPISPVLEMTEVCDRTLRAKGPALLFEKPTGFDIPVLGNLFGTPERVAMGMGAESTAELREIGKLLAFLKEPEPPKGLKDAWSKLPIFKKVVSMAPKVVKDAVCQEVVVEGDDVDLGQLPIQHCWPGDVAPLITWGLTVTRGPNKERQNLGIYRQQVIGRNKVIMRWLSHRGGALDYREWCEKHPGQPFPVAVALGADPATILGAVTPVPDTLSEYAFAGLLRGNRTELVKCRGSDLQVPATAEIILEGVIHPGEMAPEGPYGDHTGYYNEVDSFPVFTVERITHRHKPIYHSTYTGRPPDEPAILGVALNEVFVPILQKQFPEITDFYLPPEGCSYRMAVVTMKKQYPGHAKRVMLGVWSFLRQFMYTKFVIVTDDDINARDWNDVIWAITTRMDPKRDTVMIDNTPIDYLDFASPVSGLGSKMGLDATHKWPGETTREWGRVIVKDEAVTRRIDELWDQLGID, encoded by the coding sequence ATGCAGTATCGCGACTTGCGCGACTTCATCCGTGGCCTGGAACAGCGCGGTGAACTCAAGCGCATCCAGGTTCCCATCTCCCCTGTACTGGAAATGACCGAAGTCTGCGACCGCACCCTGCGCGCCAAGGGCCCGGCCTTGCTGTTCGAAAAGCCCACCGGCTTCGACATCCCGGTACTGGGCAACCTGTTCGGCACCCCCGAACGCGTGGCCATGGGCATGGGCGCCGAGTCCACCGCCGAGCTGCGCGAAATCGGCAAGCTGCTGGCGTTCCTCAAGGAACCCGAGCCGCCGAAGGGCCTCAAGGATGCCTGGTCGAAGCTGCCGATCTTCAAGAAGGTCGTGTCGATGGCGCCCAAGGTGGTCAAGGATGCCGTGTGCCAGGAAGTGGTGGTCGAGGGCGACGACGTCGACCTTGGCCAGTTGCCGATCCAGCACTGCTGGCCGGGCGACGTGGCGCCGCTGATTACCTGGGGCCTGACCGTGACCCGCGGGCCGAACAAGGAGCGCCAGAACCTCGGCATCTACCGCCAGCAGGTGATCGGCCGCAACAAGGTGATCATGCGCTGGCTGAGCCACCGGGGCGGCGCGCTGGACTACCGCGAGTGGTGCGAAAAGCACCCTGGGCAACCCTTCCCGGTGGCCGTGGCCCTGGGCGCCGACCCTGCGACCATCCTCGGCGCCGTGACCCCGGTGCCGGACACCCTGTCCGAATACGCCTTTGCCGGCCTGCTGCGGGGCAACCGCACGGAGTTGGTCAAGTGCCGCGGCAGCGACCTGCAGGTGCCAGCCACCGCCGAGATCATCCTCGAGGGGGTGATCCACCCCGGCGAAATGGCCCCGGAAGGGCCATACGGCGACCATACCGGCTACTACAACGAAGTGGACAGCTTCCCGGTGTTCACCGTCGAGCGCATCACCCACCGGCACAAGCCGATCTACCACAGCACCTACACCGGCCGGCCGCCGGATGAGCCGGCGATCCTCGGCGTGGCGCTGAACGAAGTGTTCGTGCCGATCCTGCAGAAGCAGTTCCCCGAAATCACCGACTTCTACCTGCCGCCGGAAGGCTGCTCGTACCGCATGGCGGTGGTGACCATGAAGAAGCAGTACCCGGGCCACGCCAAGCGCGTGATGTTGGGTGTTTGGTCGTTCCTGCGACAGTTCATGTACACCAAGTTCGTTATCGTAACCGACGACGATATCAACGCCCGCGACTGGAACGATGTGATCTGGGCCATCACCACGCGCATGGACCCCAAGCGTGATACGGTGATGATCGACAACACCCCGATCGACTACCTCGACTTTGCGTCGCCGGTATCGGGGCTGGGGTCGAAGATGGGCCTGGATGCCACCCACAAGTGGCCGGGCGAGACTACACGCGAATGGGGTCGGGTCATCGTCAAGGACGAGGCCGTCACCCGCCGTATCGATGAGTTGTGGGACCAGTTGGGAATAGATTGA
- a CDS encoding gamma-glutamylcyclotransferase, which produces MSTLESSSWQVSYPPSLDFGQQLTAEQLQRSMQDTMSQHEGGPVWLFAYGSLIWRPECNSIERQRARVHGYHRGLYLWSHEHRGTPECPGLVFGLDRGGSCSGFAYRLDESNLDDSLMALWQREMPYPAYRPHWLSCRLGDGSKVQALGFVLERHLPCYAGNLPDTLFSQILASAKGRYGSTRDYVEQTLNALRSHQMPDRNLEARFRRCHNLREA; this is translated from the coding sequence ATGTCGACACTTGAAAGTTCATCCTGGCAAGTCTCCTATCCGCCGTCGCTCGACTTCGGCCAACAACTCACCGCCGAACAACTGCAGCGCTCGATGCAGGACACCATGTCCCAGCATGAGGGCGGCCCAGTTTGGCTGTTCGCCTACGGTTCATTGATCTGGCGCCCCGAATGCAACTCGATCGAGCGTCAGCGGGCACGGGTGCATGGCTACCACCGTGGCCTGTACCTATGGTCCCACGAGCACCGTGGCACCCCAGAGTGCCCGGGCCTGGTGTTCGGCCTGGACCGTGGTGGTTCCTGCAGCGGTTTCGCCTACCGCCTGGATGAAAGCAACCTCGACGACTCGCTCATGGCCCTGTGGCAGCGCGAAATGCCGTACCCGGCCTATCGTCCACACTGGCTCAGCTGCCGCCTGGGCGATGGTAGCAAGGTGCAGGCGTTGGGCTTTGTGCTGGAGCGGCACCTGCCGTGCTACGCCGGCAACCTGCCGGACACCCTGTTCAGCCAGATTCTCGCCAGCGCCAAGGGGCGCTATGGCAGTACCCGGGATTATGTGGAACAGACCCTCAACGCCCTGCGCAGCCACCAGATGCCCGATCGCAACCTGGAAGCGCGCTTTCGCCGGTGCCACAACCTGCGCGAGGCCTGA
- the trxA gene encoding thioredoxin TrxA has product MSSDLIKHVTDASFEADVLKAEGAVLVDYWAEWCGPCKMIAPVLDDIASEYAGKVTIAKLNIDENAETPAKHGVRGIPTLMLFKNGNVEATKVGALSKSQLKAFLDASL; this is encoded by the coding sequence ATGAGCAGCGATCTTATCAAACATGTCACCGACGCCAGCTTCGAAGCCGACGTACTCAAGGCTGAAGGCGCGGTGCTGGTCGACTACTGGGCTGAATGGTGCGGCCCATGCAAGATGATCGCGCCGGTACTGGACGACATCGCCTCTGAGTATGCAGGCAAGGTGACCATCGCCAAGCTGAACATCGACGAAAACGCCGAAACCCCGGCCAAGCACGGCGTGCGTGGCATCCCGACGCTGATGCTGTTCAAGAACGGCAACGTCGAGGCGACCAAGGTCGGCGCGCTGTCCAAATCGCAGCTCAAGGCGTTCCTCGACGCCAGCCTGTGA